From Felis catus isolate Fca126 chromosome B4, F.catus_Fca126_mat1.0, whole genome shotgun sequence:
CCTTTGTGACTCTATTTTCTTTCCCGTACTTTAGGTCACCTCTGACCTTGTTTTTCCAGACCCCAGCATGGTTCCTTCTTGGAGAGGGACACACTGGGGCCCAGTGCTCTGGTCCCCCTAAAACTATGAGGAGGAAGATGGGAACACTGAAGGGAGAGTTAGGGAGAAAGGGTTTCTGAGAGggtggaaaaggagagaattGGATGGTCTTATACGCACTCCAGGCAAGTTGTGACCTCCACCCTCAAGTCCCCAGAGCACCCACGGCCCCTCTAGCTGGGGTTTCTGAAGGGGGAGgtatcttcatttttgttttgagctCAAAGATTTCTCTTTGTGCAGGGGCTTATTTCTACTGGGGTAGGTACTCTTCTTAAGCTCCCTTCCCTGAGGGTGCTCCTGGAGGGTAGGAGTTGCTTTGGCAACTGGAGGGGGAGTGGCTGGCAGATGGACTCCTGGGATAGACTCTTGAGGGGCAGGTTCTACCATTTTGTTGCCATAGCAACGATCCAGTGGGATGTCCTATAGGTGGGGGTTCAGAATCTTGATTGGACCTCAGCCTTTGGCTATGTCCTTGGTACTCTTGGCTGGGTTCTGGAAGGTGTTTCTGGTGCTGCTGGTGAATAGGAGGTTCCCAAGGGGGTCCTCTGCCTTCCGGCAAGCAGTTTGTTGGAACAGGTAGACATGTTATTTGCCGGTCATAGACGTCGCTCCAAGTTCCTCCCCTTAGGCATGGTGGGAAGCTGGAAAAGCTTCTGTTCAAGTTACACCAGGTTTTGGTAGTTCTTTCTGGCTTCTGCCTCCCTTATTATTAGGGACTtcttgtatatagtatatagttgtttgcttctttgcactgatattcttctgttttcttaaactTGAGTTTCCCTTCCCaagtctccctttttctctttcccagacTATCACGACAGTGACCCCTTCCATCCACTAACCTTTGACCTTCTGCTTCTCTGACCTTGTGGGAGTGGCTGGGCTCTCCAAGCTCATCTCATTTGAGGGTGGCCCAGGCGAGAGGGCTGTGCAACAGCCTGGTGCAGTGGAAATACTCTGAACAGGAGCCAACATACCTGGGTCGGGTACTGGTTGTACCTCTAACTGTGGCCTTGGGCcagtcacttctctgagccttggcttcATTGTAAGATGAAGGGGTTATAGATAAGATGATCTCTGAGGCCCCGCTGACCTCCCCCGATTCTAAGAAGGCTTAGACTAATGCATGCAGACTTATCTGCTGGTCTGGGCCGCATTGTTATCTAGGAGTCACTTTGGACTGGTTTGTTAGTCTGGCAGGTCTGGAATGATGATGGGGGCTGGGCCAGTGATCCTGAAATTCACCCTGCAAGCCTTTCCCAGAAAGCCTTATGCCTCGATTGTGTATTCCCTCTGACATCCTTCTCGTATTTCTCCCTTATTCTCCTATTTTTAGAGACTCTTTCCCTATTTCTCACTTTTGCATCTCCCCAATCTGGTCTTTATCCTTCTTCTTTTGCAGTAGGGCCATGAAAGGGAATGTGTGTAGTGTGTTGCAGAAACACAGtaggtgctttataaatattatggggcgcctgggtggcgcagtcggttaagcgtccgacttcatccaggtcacgatctcgcggtccgtgagttcgagccccgcgtcaggctccgggctgatggctcagagcctggagcctgtttccgattctgtgtctccctctctctctgcccctgccccgttcatgctctgtctctctctgtcccaaaaaaataaataaacgttgaaaaaaaaaattaaaaaaaaaatattagttacaGTGACTGGCTACTAGGGCTAGATGGAGTATAGTTCACCTTGTTGATGCTGAAGCATGCTCCGAGTTCAGAAGCATATATATGGCCCAACCCTAATTCCTCTCCCCTTGCCACTCCTTTCCCCCGAGATTACCTATGCTTTTATGACTGCTTTTCTCCTTCAAAGCTACTCACTGCTAATTTTATCAGATTTCAGCTGTTTAAAACAGTTGcagtagggggaggggcacactGATTGCTGTGTTTTTCAGTTACATTCGTGCATTTCTCTGACCTTTTGGATCCCCTAGCTGTAATGGACTTGGTGAATGGGTTCTGGGATGGAAAGGAGAGATGGGCACCCTCCTCTAGAGGGGCTGGCAAAGACACACCAGCCACACATAGTAATCCTGGCTGTGCTTTTGTTAagattgttttcctcttttgttaCAGCGGGTTTTGTTCTTTGGATTTTTGGAGGTTGACAATATTTAAAACTGATCTCCACAACAACTCAAAAATGCGGTAGTAGTTGCAGTTGAAGAAAAGTGGCTGGTTTACTGGACAGAGCATTAGTTCTAAGTTCAGAAGACCTGAAGCTCTCTGTCCCAGCTCTTTTATGATTCTAAGTAAATTATTATTAAGTTTCCTGGAAAGGTTAGGTTCaaccccccctctgccccctacccccccTTGCCGGTCTCAGTAGTTAGGGTTCAGTGGAGGTGAAGGAGAAGTAATTACTCTGTATTCCTGGGGAAAAATATGCAGTATACTGTGATAATACCATTTACCTAGCCAGGCCTTGTAACTCAGAATAGCTGGGTAAGTTTACCCCATTCCCACCAAAGTCGGGCAACATTTTATTCGAAAAGACCTACTGAAGTTAGTCAATAGGCCAGGAACAAGAACGGAACAGAGCACGCATATATACGTGACATCAGTGGGAgatacagaaaggaagaaaacagtgaGAAGATACCATTTTTGCTTCCAAAAGATCTTATGGTCCAGTAATATGGAGACCTGACCCTTAGCAAGAAATACCAACAAGTACAAAGGAAAATAGCTGACTATAGATATAGGTACCGAGATAGATAGGCCGTGAGGAGGTATGTGTCCCTGTCTAAACCAAGTGGGAATACAGGTTTACCAGTCTGTAAATTTGTATTAAGTGCTCACTGATTTTCACTGCTTTGGTTGGTAAAATGAAAGTCCTGACTTTCTAGCCTTGGGGAACCCAGGCACTagaagtgggtgggggaaggtCTCCATGAGACTCTCAGAAATAAGTTCTGCACTTTGGGGGTACCTAGGTTTGGGCTTGGGATTGGTAGGACTGTGTGCATTTGTGTTATAGAATGGGGCATTCTTCTCCCACCTACTCTGATGTGAAAAGATTCTTTTCATATCTCTGGGACTGATCTAGGCCTTCTGAGAATTCACCCCACCAACTTCTGACGAGAGTATAGCAAAGTCTAAAAGAAATAGCATGGGCTTTGAAGTCAGGGAGATGTAGGCCTGATTCCGGTGCTGTCACTGGTTTCTGTGTATTCATCACACGAAGTTGGGCAAGTCACAGTCTCaatctttgagcctcagtttcctcctctgtataaTGGAAATAAGAATACCTACTTTGCAGGGTTAggttgtaaatattaaatgaaactgCATGTAAGGGCATGACATAAAGACAGCACTCAAGAAATTCATACCTCAGCTACATTTCTTTATGCTCCCTGGGAAGGCTCTGTGGAACTCGTGTACCCACAGATACTTTCCAGGTATCAGGAAGGGTAGAGTAATGTGAGTGCATGGGTAGGGTACATCTGAGTTTTCTGCCTTCTCCAGAGTTGAAAGAGATGATGTGAGCAGAGTCTCTTTCATGTGTAGATAGCTGAGGTAGCCCGTGGGGCGAGCCAGCAGTGTCTTATGGGGGTTGTACCTCTTAGCCCAAAGGCTTAGGGTTGGGCCACTTACTCAAGCCCCTTGATAAGCACAACAGTATCGCCTTCAGACTCTGTTCCCCAATTTGGAGACTCTGATGGTTTTTTCTAACAGGCTTCACTGAAAACAAATCCTGCAAGTTCCAGGGGCCTACACTGGAAACTTGGGAGATCCTGCTTCCCGCTTCCCAGGCCACAGCTGTGGGGAACTTGGGGTGAAGCAGAGAAGTTTCTGTATTCAGCTGCCCAGGCAGAGGAGAATGGGGTCTCCACAGCCTGAAGAATGAAGACACGACAGAATAAAGACTCAGTGAGTAATAGCTAAAATAAGAGCCACAAAGgggcagatgaggggcagagaaactggggtggggtggggagcggtGAGGGCCtggagagaaagaatagaaataagGCATGCCATGAAGTTAGGTgctaggtaaaaacaaaacaaaacaaacaaaaaaaaacgaacCAAAAACCTACAttgtctgcttccttccttttccctcagaTGTCAATGAGGAGTGGACGGAAGAAAGAGGCCCCTGGGCCCCGGGAAGAGCTGAGATCGAGGGGCCGGGCCTCCCCTGGAGGGGTCAGCACGTCCAGCAGTGATGGCAAAGCCGAAAAGTCTAGGCAGACAGCCAAGGTATTCTGTCCTCAGGTCCTCCCACAGGATGCCCAGGCACTGGGGCTGacggtgtatgtgtgtgtgttgtgggggaaCTTCCTGTCTGGCAGAGAGTAACTGTGGAGGCTCGGGAGGTAGGAGaaaggaattttctttctctctaacaGAAGGCCCGCGTAGAGGAAGCCTCCACCCCAAAGGTCAGCAAGCAGGGCCGGAGTGAGGAGATCTCAGAAAGTGAAAGTGAGGAGACTAATGCACCAAAAAAGACCAAAACCGAGGTGGGTGACCCTTGCAGCCATCCTCACCCATTTTCTGACCACGCTTTCCCAAAAACTTCCCTTCACGATTGCTACTTTAATCTCGCCTGGGACATGAGAGAAAAGTCATATCCTAGGGCTTATTAAAGGAGTCCTGTCTATAGTGTGTCAGATGGGTTTTTAGGGCTTTAGCCAGACCACTAGATGACCAGGCAGGGCCAAAGGGCCTGGAAGAGTGTGAGGGATTCTAGCCTCTCCTTTTCCAGGTCCTGATTTTCATGAGGGGGCTGGAGAGGAGGTTAAAGGTGAGAGGTCTTAGTGGAAGGAATAACTCATAAGGAAAATGCATAAGGAGTGGTCTTCTTAAAAAGCACGGGTTTCTGGCATGTGTAGTTAAGGCAGTGAAGGAGATGAGAGGAGGGCGGATATGAGCTGGTGGAAGACAAGGATTTGGGTGTAGCTGTGACAGCGAGATGGTGCTTGAGACGGACACTTGAGGAAAGAATGGAGTTTTACAAGGAGGGGAACAAGAGTGGCTGCTAGGGTGCAGCTGAGAATGTGGGGAGAGTGGAGGAATCCCCAcgtggcagggaggggggctggaGCCAGAGTTCATCACGTCGTACAGTGGTGTGCTGGAAGGGGGATGTGGTTTTGTGCAAGGGAGGCCCCAAATCTCGGGGAAGcgagggaaaagaaaagggaaaaaaaatggtccTCCTTTTTCTACAGCAGGAGCTCCCTCGGCCACAGTCTCCCTCCGATCTGGATAGTTTAGATGGGCGAAGCCTCAATGATGATGGCAGCAGTGACCCTAGGGATATTGACCAGGATAACCGAAGCACGTCCCCCAGCATCTACAGCCCTGGAAGCGTGGAGAATGACTCCGACTCATCTTCTGGCCTGTCCCAGGGCCCAGCCCGCCCCTACCACCCCCCTccactctttcctccctctcctccaccgcCAGACAGCACCCCCCGACAGCCAGAGCCTGGCTTCGAACCCCATCCTTCTGTGACACCCGCTGGATATCATGCTCCCATGGAGCCCCCTCCATCTCGAATGTTCCAGGCTCCTCCTggggcccctccccctcacccacaGCTCTACCCCGGGGGCACTGGCGGAGGAGTTTTGTCTGGACCCCCAATGGGTCccaagggaggaggggctgcctcTTCAGTGGGGGCTCCTAGTGGGGGTAAACAGcaccctccacccaccacccccatttCAATATCAAGCTCTGGGGCTGGTGGTGCTCCCCCAACAAAGCCACCTAACACTCCAGTGGGTGGTGGAAACCTACCCTCTGCTCCACCACCAGCCACCTTCCCCCATGTGACACCAAAcctgcctcccccacctgctctgagACCCCTTAACAATGCATCAGCCTCTCCTCCTGGCCTGGGGGCCCAGCCACTACCTGGGCATCTGCCCTCTCCCCATGCCATGGGGCAGGGTATGGGTGGACTTCCTCCTGGCCCAGAGAAGGGCCCCACTCTTGCTCCCTCACCCCATCCTCTgccccctgcttcctcctcttctgccccAGCCCCGCCAATGAGGTATCCATACTCGTCTGCGGGTAGCAGCTCTGCAGCAGCCTCCTCTTCcagttcttcctcttcctctgcctcccagtACCCAGCTTCCCAGGCATTGCCCAGTTAtccccactccttccctcccccaacaAGCCTGTCTGTCTCCAATCAGCCACCCAAATACACTCAGCCTTCCCTTCCATCCCAGGCTGTATGGAGCCAGggtccccccccacctcctccctatGGCCGTCTCTTAGCCAACAGCAATGCCCACCCaggccccttccctccttccactgGAGGCCAGTCCACAGGCCACCCACCAGCCCCAacacatcaccatcaccaccagcagcagcagcaacaacagcagcaacagcaacagcagcagcagcaacagcagcaacagcaacatCATGGGAGCTCTGGGCCCCCTCCACCTGGAGCATATCCCCACTCCCTGGAGAGCAGTAGCTCCCACCATTCCCACCCTTATGCCATGTCGCCCTCCCTGGGGTCTCTGAGGCCCTACCCACCAGGGCCAGCACACCTGCCCCCACCTCACAGCCAGGTGTCCTACAGCCAAGCGGGCCCCAATggccccccaccctcttcctcctctaccaactcctcttcttcctctcaagGATCCTACCCATGTTcacacccctccccttcccagggcCCCCAAGGAGCGCCCTATCCCTTCCCACCGGTGCCTCCGGTCACCACCTCTTCGGCTACGCTTTCCACGGTCATTGCCACAGTGGCTTCCTCGCCAGCGGGCTACAAAACAGCTTCCCCACCTGGGCCCCCGCCGTATGGAAAGAGAGCCCCGTCCCCAGGGGCCTACAAGACAGCCACCCCACCGGGATACAAGCCGGGGTCGCCTCCCTCCTTCCGAACAGGGACCCCACCCGGCTACCGAGGCGCCTCGCCGCCCGCGGGCCCAGGGACCTTCAAGCCAGGCTCGCCCACTGTGGGGCCAGGGCCTCTGCCACCTGCCGGGCCCTCAGGCCTGTcctccctgccaccaccacctGCGGCCCCTGCCTCGGGGCCGCCCCTGAACGCCACGCAGATCAAGCAAGAGCCGGCTGAAGAGTATGAGACCCCCGAGAGCCCGGCGCCCCCGGCCCGCAGCCCCTCGCCCCCTCCCAAGGTGGTAGACGTGCCCAGCCATGCCAGCCAGTCAGCCAGGTGAGCCGCCAGGGTGGGGTAAGGTTGGGCCTGGAACGGGGAACGACGAAGGGGCAATGGAGAGACCGGCAGAGGCGACAAGAGGGGAGCCTTGACGTTCGTGTGGTGCCTTTTAGAGTACTCGGGGGGGCCTCGCCTCCCTCACCGCCTGCGCGGGCTGGTTTGGGGGCAGGGTCACCGCGGGGTCGCTCGGGCAGCTCGCAGGGGCTAAGCGCGCGCTGCCCTCGCGCCCGCCAGGTTCAACAAACACCTGGACCGCGGCTTTAACTCGTGCGCGCGCAGCGACCTGTACTTCGTGCCGCTGGAGGGCTCCAAGCTGGCCAAGAAGCGGGCCGACCTGGTTGAGAAGGTGCGGCGCGAGGCCGAGCAGCGCGCGCGCGAAGAAAAGGAGCGCGAGCGCGAGCGGGAACGCGAGAAGGAGCGGGAACGCGAGAAGGAGCGCGAGCTGGAACGCAGCGTGGTGCGTCACCACATGCGCCGTCCGCCTTCTGGCCTTCCTCTGCGCCgcgcgggggggggcgggggggcgggggggcgtggagggcagggggtgggggccggggaagTCATTGCGCCCCCTGTCGGACAGGAGGAAGCACGGCAGCCCAGGAAATAGAGACCCAGGGATTCCAGCGGGAGGAATCCTTCCTTGCATCCTCCCTTGGGTGGGGGAGGCAAACTCAGATCAGAGTACCTGTGGATGGTAGGGAGAGCCAATATTCAGGAGAAGGTTTAGGGAAATTCCTACTAGGCTGAGTTCCAGTAAGGTGACGCATTTTGGCCTTCAGCTGCCGAGACAATTGAGCAGCTCCGGATCAGCCACATTTTACCAGACCTGCCCTTTTGACTCTGCTTCTCCCTGTATCCCACAGAAGTTGGCTCAGGAGGGCCGGGCTCCAGTGGAGTGCCCATCTCTCGGCCCAGTGCCCCATCGCCCTCCATTTGAGCCGGGCAGTGCTGTGGCTACAGTGCCCCCCTACCTGGGTCCTGACACTCCAGCCCTGCGCACGCTCAGTGAATACGCCCGGCCCCACGTCATGTCTCCCGGCAATCGCAACCATCCATTCTACGTGCCCTTAGGGGCAGTGGACCCGGGGCTCCTGGGTTACAATGTCCCGGCCTTGTACAGCAGTGACCCAGCAGCCCGGGAGAGGGAGCGGGAAGCCCGTGAACGAGACCTCCGTGACCGCCTCAAGCCTGGCTTTGAGGTGAAGCCCAGTGAGCTGGAACCCCTACATGGGGTCCCTGGGCCGGGCCTGGATCCCTTCCCCCGACATGGGGGCCTGGCTCTGCAGCCTGGCCCACCCGGCCTGCACCCTTTCCCCTTTCATCCGAGCCTGGGGCCCCTGGAGAGAGAACGTCTAGCGCTGGCAGCTGGTCCAGCCCTGCGGCCTGACATGTCCTACGCCGAGCGTCTGGCAGCCGAGAGGCAGCATGCAGAAAGGGTGGCAGCCCTGGGCAATGACCCGCTGGCCCGGCTGCAGATGCTCAATGTGACCCCCCATCACCACCAGCACTCCCACATCCACTCCCACCTGCACCTCCACCAGCAGGACGCCATCCATGCAGGTGAGACTCCTACTTTGTCTTCATTGCGTTCTTGTCCCCTGGCAAGTAATTGGGTCTTCTGTTCCTCAGGCCAAGACTTTTCTCCTCTAGTCTGGCATGAGCCTCTCTCCCGGGATTGCTCCCCTGATCTTGGCCTCCCTGTCATCCCCCATCTCTTCATGCCCCAGAGACTGTAATAACCCACACCCCGCCCCTCTTCACAGTCTAGCATCCCACCCACGATAGAGGAAACCTTTGAGGGAATGCCACCTTTCTACCCTCAGAACAGCCCCCTGCCCATACCTGGGTCCTTGCTCCTTTGAATTCGACTCTCTTATCATTTCTTGCCATCTTCTCTCCTCCCAGGTGGAGGTCTTTCATGTTTTTCCCCATCTCCAGGCCTCCTACCTTCCAGAAACAGCTCTATAGCTTTGACTGGGGTTATCATAGGTGCTAATGAGCTTTATTTACTATCCTTTCGCTGTATTTCCTTTTGTCCAGTACTTTGCCGGATTTAGCCTCACAGTCATAGTCCTTCCTGGCtcccttgtgctttctctctcttagccgcctctctcttcctgtcttacTTCCCAAACTTCTATCCCTTCCTATCTCCTCTAAGCAGTCCACGTCTCTCCTTTTCCTC
This genomic window contains:
- the ATN1 gene encoding atrophin-1 isoform X1, producing the protein MKTRQNKDSMSMRSGRKKEAPGPREELRSRGRASPGGVSTSSSDGKAEKSRQTAKKARVEEASTPKVSKQGRSEEISESESEETNAPKKTKTEQELPRPQSPSDLDSLDGRSLNDDGSSDPRDIDQDNRSTSPSIYSPGSVENDSDSSSGLSQGPARPYHPPPLFPPSPPPPDSTPRQPEPGFEPHPSVTPAGYHAPMEPPPSRMFQAPPGAPPPHPQLYPGGTGGGVLSGPPMGPKGGGAASSVGAPSGGKQHPPPTTPISISSSGAGGAPPTKPPNTPVGGGNLPSAPPPATFPHVTPNLPPPPALRPLNNASASPPGLGAQPLPGHLPSPHAMGQGMGGLPPGPEKGPTLAPSPHPLPPASSSSAPAPPMRYPYSSAGSSSAAASSSSSSSSSASQYPASQALPSYPHSFPPPTSLSVSNQPPKYTQPSLPSQAVWSQGPPPPPPYGRLLANSNAHPGPFPPSTGGQSTGHPPAPTHHHHHQQQQQQQQQQQQQQQQQQQQQHHGSSGPPPPGAYPHSLESSSSHHSHPYAMSPSLGSLRPYPPGPAHLPPPHSQVSYSQAGPNGPPPSSSSTNSSSSSQGSYPCSHPSPSQGPQGAPYPFPPVPPVTTSSATLSTVIATVASSPAGYKTASPPGPPPYGKRAPSPGAYKTATPPGYKPGSPPSFRTGTPPGYRGASPPAGPGTFKPGSPTVGPGPLPPAGPSGLSSLPPPPAAPASGPPLNATQIKQEPAEEYETPESPAPPARSPSPPPKVVDVPSHASQSARFNKHLDRGFNSCARSDLYFVPLEGSKLAKKRADLVEKVRREAEQRAREEKEREREREREKEREREKERELERSVKLAQEGRAPVECPSLGPVPHRPPFEPGSAVATVPPYLGPDTPALRTLSEYARPHVMSPGNRNHPFYVPLGAVDPGLLGYNVPALYSSDPAAREREREARERDLRDRLKPGFEVKPSELEPLHGVPGPGLDPFPRHGGLALQPGPPGLHPFPFHPSLGPLERERLALAAGPALRPDMSYAERLAAERQHAERVAALGNDPLARLQMLNVTPHHHQHSHIHSHLHLHQQDAIHAASASVHPLIDPLASGSHLTRIPYPAGTLPNPLLPHPLHENEVLRHQLFAAPYRDLPASLSAPMSAAHQLQAMHAQSAELQRLALEQQQWLHAHHPLHSVPLPAQEDYYSHLKKESDKPL
- the ATN1 gene encoding atrophin-1 isoform X3 — translated: MKTRQNKDSMSMRSGRKKEAPGPREELRSRGRASPGGVSTSSSDGKAEKSRQTAKQELPRPQSPSDLDSLDGRSLNDDGSSDPRDIDQDNRSTSPSIYSPGSVENDSDSSSGLSQGPARPYHPPPLFPPSPPPPDSTPRQPEPGFEPHPSVTPAGYHAPMEPPPSRMFQAPPGAPPPHPQLYPGGTGGGVLSGPPMGPKGGGAASSVGAPSGGKQHPPPTTPISISSSGAGGAPPTKPPNTPVGGGNLPSAPPPATFPHVTPNLPPPPALRPLNNASASPPGLGAQPLPGHLPSPHAMGQGMGGLPPGPEKGPTLAPSPHPLPPASSSSAPAPPMRYPYSSAGSSSAAASSSSSSSSSASQYPASQALPSYPHSFPPPTSLSVSNQPPKYTQPSLPSQAVWSQGPPPPPPYGRLLANSNAHPGPFPPSTGGQSTGHPPAPTHHHHHQQQQQQQQQQQQQQQQQQQQQHHGSSGPPPPGAYPHSLESSSSHHSHPYAMSPSLGSLRPYPPGPAHLPPPHSQVSYSQAGPNGPPPSSSSTNSSSSSQGSYPCSHPSPSQGPQGAPYPFPPVPPVTTSSATLSTVIATVASSPAGYKTASPPGPPPYGKRAPSPGAYKTATPPGYKPGSPPSFRTGTPPGYRGASPPAGPGTFKPGSPTVGPGPLPPAGPSGLSSLPPPPAAPASGPPLNATQIKQEPAEEYETPESPAPPARSPSPPPKVVDVPSHASQSARFNKHLDRGFNSCARSDLYFVPLEGSKLAKKRADLVEKVRREAEQRAREEKEREREREREKEREREKERELERSVKLAQEGRAPVECPSLGPVPHRPPFEPGSAVATVPPYLGPDTPALRTLSEYARPHVMSPGNRNHPFYVPLGAVDPGLLGYNVPALYSSDPAAREREREARERDLRDRLKPGFEVKPSELEPLHGVPGPGLDPFPRHGGLALQPGPPGLHPFPFHPSLGPLERERLALAAGPALRPDMSYAERLAAERQHAERVAALGNDPLARLQMLNVTPHHHQHSHIHSHLHLHQQDAIHAASASVHPLIDPLASGSHLTRIPYPAGTLPNPLLPHPLHENEVLRHQLFAAPYRDLPASLSAPMSAAHQLQAMHAQSAELQRLALEQQQWLHAHHPLHSVPLPAQEDYYSHLKKESDKPL
- the ATN1 gene encoding atrophin-1 isoform X2, with amino-acid sequence MKTRQNKDSMSMRSGRKKEAPGPREELRSRGRASPGGVSTSSSDGKAEKSRQTAKKARVEEASTPKVSKQGRSEEISESESEETNAPKKTKTEELPRPQSPSDLDSLDGRSLNDDGSSDPRDIDQDNRSTSPSIYSPGSVENDSDSSSGLSQGPARPYHPPPLFPPSPPPPDSTPRQPEPGFEPHPSVTPAGYHAPMEPPPSRMFQAPPGAPPPHPQLYPGGTGGGVLSGPPMGPKGGGAASSVGAPSGGKQHPPPTTPISISSSGAGGAPPTKPPNTPVGGGNLPSAPPPATFPHVTPNLPPPPALRPLNNASASPPGLGAQPLPGHLPSPHAMGQGMGGLPPGPEKGPTLAPSPHPLPPASSSSAPAPPMRYPYSSAGSSSAAASSSSSSSSSASQYPASQALPSYPHSFPPPTSLSVSNQPPKYTQPSLPSQAVWSQGPPPPPPYGRLLANSNAHPGPFPPSTGGQSTGHPPAPTHHHHHQQQQQQQQQQQQQQQQQQQQQHHGSSGPPPPGAYPHSLESSSSHHSHPYAMSPSLGSLRPYPPGPAHLPPPHSQVSYSQAGPNGPPPSSSSTNSSSSSQGSYPCSHPSPSQGPQGAPYPFPPVPPVTTSSATLSTVIATVASSPAGYKTASPPGPPPYGKRAPSPGAYKTATPPGYKPGSPPSFRTGTPPGYRGASPPAGPGTFKPGSPTVGPGPLPPAGPSGLSSLPPPPAAPASGPPLNATQIKQEPAEEYETPESPAPPARSPSPPPKVVDVPSHASQSARFNKHLDRGFNSCARSDLYFVPLEGSKLAKKRADLVEKVRREAEQRAREEKEREREREREKEREREKERELERSVKLAQEGRAPVECPSLGPVPHRPPFEPGSAVATVPPYLGPDTPALRTLSEYARPHVMSPGNRNHPFYVPLGAVDPGLLGYNVPALYSSDPAAREREREARERDLRDRLKPGFEVKPSELEPLHGVPGPGLDPFPRHGGLALQPGPPGLHPFPFHPSLGPLERERLALAAGPALRPDMSYAERLAAERQHAERVAALGNDPLARLQMLNVTPHHHQHSHIHSHLHLHQQDAIHAASASVHPLIDPLASGSHLTRIPYPAGTLPNPLLPHPLHENEVLRHQLFAAPYRDLPASLSAPMSAAHQLQAMHAQSAELQRLALEQQQWLHAHHPLHSVPLPAQEDYYSHLKKESDKPL